A genome region from Candidatus Poribacteria bacterium includes the following:
- a CDS encoding proteasome accessory factor PafA2 family protein, translated as MERLFGIETEYGITLENEAHLDAVKQSIELIKSYRQEDFRPVWDYRGEDPFRDERGFRANALSNHPDEKEEEERDRNRNLKERLSFAEIKSDHILANGARLYNDHAHPEYSTPECSRLFDLVAHDKAGERILQRCAETRSQKLGRRVLLYKNNTDFHGHSYGCHDNYLMAREVPFETLKQGIMPFFITRQIFAGAGKIGIETEAGLATPGHYQLSQRSDFFHVEASVDTMHNRPIVNTRDEPHADASKYRRLHGIAGDANMSEYATALKVGTTALVITLIEQRRIPEHLALVNPIDTIKTVSHDQTYRWIVMTAEGKTMSAIDHQREYLALAQKYLSNSEVTSFLPETDWVLTEWEDTLNTLEADPMSLTDRLDWVAKKWLLETFAEEEGVAWDDPWLQSLDLEYHNIDLDEGLYYGIPMRRVVTDEQIDAALHNPPADTRAYFRGRAVDRFSSAIKAIQWDSITFTVNGRTREVNLNALADAAIARQYNEVLDQSPTVETLIEKLHL; from the coding sequence ATGGAAAGACTTTTTGGAATCGAAACTGAATACGGAATAACGCTCGAAAATGAAGCGCACCTTGATGCCGTCAAGCAATCTATTGAGCTCATAAAAAGCTACCGACAGGAAGATTTTCGACCCGTGTGGGACTACCGCGGCGAGGACCCGTTTCGAGATGAACGCGGCTTTCGGGCGAATGCCCTCTCCAATCACCCTGATGAGAAGGAAGAGGAAGAACGCGACCGGAACCGCAATCTTAAAGAACGGCTCTCTTTTGCTGAAATCAAAAGCGATCACATCCTCGCTAACGGGGCACGGCTCTACAACGACCACGCACACCCGGAGTATTCAACGCCTGAATGCAGTCGTCTCTTCGACCTCGTCGCACACGATAAAGCCGGCGAACGCATCCTTCAACGGTGTGCCGAAACACGCAGTCAGAAACTCGGAAGACGGGTGCTTTTATACAAAAATAATACCGATTTCCATGGGCATAGTTACGGGTGCCACGATAACTACCTGATGGCACGCGAAGTACCGTTTGAAACGCTTAAGCAAGGTATCATGCCGTTCTTTATTACACGCCAGATCTTCGCAGGCGCAGGAAAGATCGGCATTGAAACAGAAGCCGGACTCGCGACCCCAGGACACTACCAGTTATCTCAAAGATCCGATTTCTTTCACGTGGAGGCGAGTGTGGATACCATGCATAACCGTCCTATCGTCAACACGCGAGATGAACCGCATGCGGATGCCTCTAAATATCGTAGGTTACACGGCATCGCGGGCGATGCGAATATGTCCGAATACGCAACGGCACTCAAGGTCGGCACGACAGCACTTGTGATTACCTTGATTGAACAACGACGGATCCCAGAGCACTTAGCACTCGTCAACCCCATTGATACCATCAAAACTGTATCGCATGACCAGACGTATCGTTGGATAGTAATGACGGCGGAAGGGAAAACAATGTCCGCCATCGACCATCAACGTGAGTATCTTGCCCTCGCACAGAAGTATCTTAGCAATAGCGAGGTAACCTCGTTCCTCCCTGAAACCGACTGGGTGCTCACCGAGTGGGAGGATACCCTCAACACCCTTGAGGCGGACCCAATGTCGCTCACGGATCGACTGGATTGGGTCGCGAAAAAATGGTTGCTTGAAACGTTTGCTGAGGAAGAGGGAGTCGCCTGGGACGACCCATGGCTCCAAAGTTTGGATTTAGAATATCACAACATCGATCTTGATGAAGGGTTATACTATGGGATTCCGATGCGGCGCGTCGTCACGGACGAACAGATTGATGCCGCCCTCCATAATCCACCTGCTGACACACGGGCATACTTCCGCGGACGCGCTGTAGATCGATTCAGCAGTGCCATAAAGGCGATACAGTGGGATAGTATTACCTTCACTGTAAACGGACGCACCCGCGAAGTCAATCTAAATGCCCTCGCGGATGCGGCGATCGCACGCCAATATAACGAGGTGCTCGATCAATCGCCAACCGTTGAGACGCTCATTGAGAAGTTGCATCTATAA
- a CDS encoding long-chain fatty acid--CoA ligase, translating to MTLISLLEHSIQHYGSKPALAHKPKGGTYQDISYAKFGESVDAFRKGLNALGVQKEDRVALLSENRPEWAITDFGSLKAGAVTVPMFSTLTAAQVGYILKDSGSKIICVSTSRQLEKVTAIRDEVPTLEQIIVFDPIEGELPEGVIQFEEVCELDGQATDADVSENDIATIIYTSGTTGDPKGVMLTHANFISNLQACKSLIEVSDADVLLSFLPLSHVFERLGGHYVPLSSGAKVAYAESTFTVAQNMREVAPTVMLSVPRLYETMHDRILRAVQEGSSLKQKIFHWGVSVGSSVSSAIQKGKKPSAILQLQQNIADKLVFAKLKAATGGRLRFFVSGGAALPQSIAEFFHAAGILILEGYGLTETSPVISMNHPAQWKFGTVGVPAPGVEVHIAEDGEILTRGPHVMKGYFNNEAATAEVIDEEGWFYTGDIGLIDEDGFVKITDRKKNIIVLSNGKNVAPQPIESELVQSPFIDQIMLVGNERKNLAALIVPNFDALKAWAAENNVATERTDGETPPLHETREVQQLIQGEIRSRLTDFSDFEQVRRFKLLEKEFSQEADEMTPTLKLKRNVIMERYGDAIAEMYPEDA from the coding sequence ATGACACTCATATCTCTGTTAGAACACTCAATCCAACACTATGGCAGTAAACCCGCATTGGCGCATAAACCGAAAGGTGGCACCTATCAAGACATCTCTTATGCTAAATTTGGCGAATCGGTGGACGCTTTCCGTAAAGGGTTAAACGCTTTAGGGGTGCAAAAGGAGGATCGGGTCGCACTTCTCTCTGAGAACCGTCCCGAATGGGCAATCACGGATTTTGGTAGCCTCAAAGCCGGTGCGGTAACCGTGCCGATGTTCTCAACGCTGACTGCGGCACAGGTCGGTTATATTCTAAAAGATTCCGGATCAAAAATTATCTGCGTCTCCACGAGCCGGCAGTTGGAGAAGGTAACCGCTATCCGGGATGAAGTGCCGACACTTGAGCAGATAATTGTCTTTGACCCGATTGAAGGTGAACTCCCTGAAGGTGTTATCCAATTTGAGGAAGTCTGCGAACTGGACGGACAGGCAACAGATGCCGACGTGAGCGAAAATGACATCGCAACGATTATCTATACTTCAGGAACAACAGGAGACCCGAAGGGGGTCATGCTAACACATGCGAATTTCATTTCAAATTTACAGGCGTGTAAATCGCTGATTGAGGTCAGTGATGCAGACGTGTTGCTGTCGTTCCTACCGCTATCACACGTATTTGAGCGGCTCGGCGGGCATTATGTGCCATTGTCCTCAGGTGCGAAGGTGGCTTACGCCGAGAGCACGTTCACGGTCGCCCAGAATATGCGGGAGGTTGCCCCGACAGTGATGCTCAGTGTGCCGAGACTCTATGAAACCATGCATGACAGAATCCTGCGTGCCGTGCAGGAAGGCTCATCGCTCAAACAAAAGATTTTTCATTGGGGTGTCTCCGTGGGTTCATCCGTCAGTTCAGCGATTCAAAAGGGAAAAAAGCCGTCTGCAATTTTGCAATTACAACAGAACATTGCGGACAAACTGGTTTTCGCGAAATTGAAGGCGGCAACGGGGGGGCGGCTACGCTTCTTCGTCTCAGGTGGCGCGGCGTTACCACAATCGATCGCCGAGTTTTTCCACGCGGCGGGCATATTGATTTTGGAAGGATACGGTTTAACGGAGACATCGCCTGTCATTAGTATGAACCATCCCGCACAATGGAAGTTTGGAACGGTTGGTGTGCCTGCCCCCGGTGTAGAGGTGCACATCGCTGAAGATGGTGAGATTCTCACCCGCGGTCCACACGTCATGAAAGGGTATTTCAATAACGAAGCCGCGACAGCAGAGGTTATCGACGAAGAGGGGTGGTTTTACACGGGCGACATCGGTCTCATTGATGAGGACGGGTTCGTTAAGATTACCGATCGGAAGAAGAATATTATTGTGCTTTCCAACGGTAAGAACGTCGCCCCACAACCGATAGAGAGTGAATTGGTGCAAAGTCCGTTTATTGACCAGATTATGCTGGTCGGCAACGAACGTAAAAATCTCGCGGCACTGATTGTTCCGAATTTCGACGCACTTAAGGCGTGGGCAGCGGAGAATAACGTTGCAACGGAACGGACGGACGGGGAAACCCCGCCCCTACATGAGACGCGGGAGGTCCAACAACTCATTCAAGGTGAAATCCGAAGTCGGTTGACCGATTTCTCGGACTTTGAACAGGTGCGACGGTTTAAACTCCTTGAAAAGGAGTTCTCACAAGAAGCGGATGAGATGACACCGACGCTGAAGTTGAAGCGGAACGTTATTATGGAGCGATACGGGGATGCGATTGCGGAGATGTATCCTGAGGACGCTTAA
- a CDS encoding proteasome subunit alpha gives MNAFFNNSQSVKSSDNHKGDFLSLLKQANYPLTIDVPSETSQHGADIEIAHSTTVVAVRYREGVMIAGDRRATAGTSVIYDRAEKVLQIDRHSVLAISGSPAIAYEIARILEHSFQYFRRSQLQELSLEGKLRMLSRLIRENLPMALQGIGGVIPIFALYDLNTADDKNGGKIFFYDALGAHFENVNFATTGSGSIWIRGVLRYLSRFGDTPLREMDERQATITILRLLDTASEYDAATSGYNARAQIFPNIKTVTRTGVEDIPDDELETCYAEAQPDGETV, from the coding sequence ATGAACGCTTTTTTTAATAATTCGCAAAGCGTTAAATCAAGCGATAACCATAAAGGGGATTTCCTCAGTCTTTTAAAACAAGCAAACTATCCTTTGACAATAGATGTGCCGTCGGAAACATCACAGCACGGTGCTGACATTGAGATAGCACATAGCACAACCGTTGTTGCTGTTCGTTACCGAGAGGGTGTTATGATCGCAGGTGACCGGCGTGCCACCGCTGGCACTTCTGTCATCTATGATCGCGCAGAGAAGGTTTTACAGATTGATAGGCATTCTGTGCTCGCTATTTCAGGTTCACCCGCAATCGCTTATGAGATCGCCCGAATATTGGAGCATTCGTTTCAATACTTTCGCCGCAGCCAGCTCCAAGAATTGAGTCTTGAAGGCAAGCTCCGAATGCTATCGCGGCTCATCCGGGAGAATCTGCCGATGGCACTTCAAGGTATCGGGGGCGTTATCCCGATCTTTGCACTCTACGATTTGAATACCGCTGATGACAAGAATGGCGGCAAGATTTTCTTCTATGACGCACTCGGTGCACATTTTGAAAACGTCAATTTTGCCACGACCGGTTCCGGCTCCATCTGGATCCGCGGCGTTTTACGCTATCTCTCTCGATTCGGTGATACCCCCTTGCGGGAGATGGATGAGCGGCAGGCGACCATCACGATCTTACGCCTTTTGGACACAGCCAGCGAGTACGATGCCGCAACAAGCGGTTACAATGCAAGGGCACAAATATTCCCAAATATCAAAACTGTGACACGCACCGGCGTTGAAGATATTCCTGACGATGAATTGGAAACCTGTTACGCTGAAGCACAACCCGACGGAGAGACTGTTTAG
- a CDS encoding diacylglycerol kinase family lipid kinase, whose translation MNNFILIANPISGKGHAKSIAEQAYTALTESGAQGQLTFTSASGDAKRFAQEAVSDGIRSVIACGGDGTLHEVVNGIATVPDVTLGVLPCGRGNDFAAAIGVPLKPEVAIATLLSGTPIRVDLGCCYQNSNQQSTVNPDDVARNEMEGGSTERCFNVQTSPTEPQGKIKNYFITIATCGYDTEVSRRAAKGTPLFAGTASYAYAAVETLFYYDPPFVRLEGDFGVHEGPLLLAATGITNRYGGGFQIVPKARIDDGLFDVCIIRPVSSLTVLRLLVTLFWGGHVSHPAVSMHQTRTLTIETDTPMLLYADGEPMCETPATIEIIKHGLAVMAPTVP comes from the coding sequence ATGAACAATTTTATTCTCATTGCAAACCCCATTTCAGGTAAAGGACACGCGAAAAGCATTGCTGAACAGGCGTATACTGCGCTCACTGAATCTGGTGCTCAGGGACAATTGACCTTCACTTCGGCATCCGGCGATGCCAAGCGTTTCGCACAAGAAGCCGTCTCCGATGGCATCCGATCCGTAATTGCGTGCGGAGGTGATGGAACACTCCACGAAGTCGTCAATGGTATTGCAACCGTTCCCGATGTAACCTTGGGTGTGCTCCCGTGTGGTCGTGGCAACGATTTTGCAGCTGCGATAGGTGTGCCGCTGAAACCGGAAGTCGCAATCGCAACCCTCTTATCTGGCACACCTATCCGTGTGGATTTAGGATGTTGCTACCAGAATAGCAACCAGCAGTCAACTGTTAATCCAGATGATGTAGCCCGTAATGAAATGGAGGGAGGATCTACGGAAAGGTGCTTCAATGTCCAAACCTCACCGACCGAACCGCAAGGAAAAATTAAAAACTACTTCATTACCATCGCCACTTGCGGTTACGATACGGAGGTGAGTCGTCGGGCGGCGAAGGGCACACCGCTGTTTGCAGGCACTGCCTCCTATGCTTACGCAGCCGTAGAGACGCTTTTCTATTACGACCCGCCGTTCGTCCGTCTTGAAGGCGATTTTGGTGTCCATGAGGGACCCCTCCTCCTCGCTGCGACCGGCATCACAAATCGATACGGGGGTGGGTTTCAGATTGTGCCGAAGGCTCGCATCGACGATGGACTTTTCGATGTTTGTATTATCCGTCCAGTGTCCTCTCTAACGGTGTTACGGCTACTGGTGACACTTTTCTGGGGGGGACACGTTTCACATCCTGCCGTATCCATGCACCAGACCCGCACTTTAACAATTGAGACGGATACCCCCATGCTGCTGTATGCCGATGGCGAGCCGATGTGCGAAACCCCTGCCACAATTGAGATCATCAAGCACGGGCTTGCGGTAATGGCACCCACAGTGCCATGA
- a CDS encoding AAA family ATPase — MYDKKNRRTAGPGPDGNDLFIEDDEELEEELTPEEEAMGSGYSLQLIHHIIAETPVDDRRRRWLMELRRSILSDEGEFQERVRAIQQEALRIHAEMEEQIEKLTAPANRIGTLLGLPKEDIARVIVGGSEYYANIDPELEASNLKKGFSILLNDAFVVVGELGYNDAGPIAKIADVMPDGRLRIGQEPNAQTVILERSTDLVDEKLKPGDEVRIDSNFRVALEHIAAKETDAYALEAVPNIPWSKVGGLEETIQRIKDTIELPILHPELFERFQYSAPKGFLLHGPPGCGKTLIGKATAYNLTQRLRRESGEDVEGCFLHIKGPEILNMWLGESERKVREIFQIAREKKEDGKLAFVFIDEAESILGTRRALRSHSISNTLVPMFCAEMDGIESLQDVVIILATNRPDLIDPAILRPGRIDRKIKVTRPDAEAAKDIFRIYLTPELPIASLLDAEKETETGKGETPPEVIPAEKAVADLIAQVVDEMFREDEDNRFLEVSLRSGRRDILYKGHLCSGAIIESIVQRAKESALKRAIQNPEKESGITRADLLNALAAEYGESEIFPPTEATEDWLKLLDYDPANVVKVTPIKAEKQERRKASGSRVI, encoded by the coding sequence ATGTACGATAAGAAGAATCGTAGAACTGCGGGTCCAGGTCCCGATGGGAACGACCTGTTTATTGAAGATGACGAGGAACTTGAAGAGGAACTCACTCCTGAAGAGGAGGCAATGGGTTCTGGCTATTCCTTGCAGTTAATTCACCACATTATCGCCGAGACCCCGGTAGATGACCGGCGCCGTCGCTGGCTCATGGAACTCCGTCGCTCTATTCTCAGCGATGAAGGTGAATTTCAGGAGAGGGTCCGTGCCATTCAGCAAGAGGCACTCCGTATCCACGCCGAAATGGAGGAGCAGATTGAAAAACTCACTGCACCGGCGAACCGGATCGGAACCTTGCTCGGATTGCCCAAAGAAGACATTGCCCGCGTTATCGTCGGTGGCTCCGAATACTATGCGAATATTGATCCGGAACTGGAAGCGTCCAACCTTAAAAAGGGGTTCAGCATCCTACTGAACGACGCTTTTGTCGTTGTCGGTGAACTCGGATACAACGATGCAGGTCCCATTGCAAAGATCGCCGATGTCATGCCGGATGGACGGCTCCGGATCGGTCAAGAACCGAACGCTCAAACCGTCATCCTTGAACGCTCCACGGACCTCGTAGATGAAAAACTGAAGCCCGGTGATGAGGTGCGGATTGACTCCAATTTCCGTGTCGCCCTTGAACATATCGCCGCGAAAGAGACAGACGCTTACGCGCTTGAGGCGGTCCCGAATATACCCTGGTCAAAGGTCGGCGGGCTTGAGGAAACTATCCAACGCATTAAGGACACGATTGAACTGCCGATCCTGCACCCCGAACTTTTTGAACGGTTCCAATATAGCGCACCGAAAGGTTTCCTGCTCCACGGACCTCCAGGCTGTGGAAAAACGCTCATTGGCAAGGCGACGGCTTACAATTTAACCCAGCGGCTCCGAAGGGAAAGCGGCGAGGATGTTGAAGGCTGTTTCTTACATATCAAGGGACCCGAGATTCTCAACATGTGGCTCGGCGAATCCGAGCGGAAGGTGCGAGAAATTTTTCAGATCGCCCGTGAGAAAAAAGAGGATGGCAAACTGGCTTTCGTCTTTATCGATGAAGCCGAGTCAATACTGGGGACCCGTCGGGCACTCAGATCCCACAGTATCTCGAATACACTCGTCCCGATGTTTTGTGCAGAGATGGATGGTATTGAATCACTGCAGGATGTCGTCATTATTTTAGCGACAAACCGTCCTGATTTGATTGATCCTGCCATTTTACGTCCAGGGCGCATTGATAGAAAGATTAAAGTAACACGTCCAGATGCAGAGGCTGCAAAGGATATCTTCCGTATCTATCTCACTCCTGAACTTCCCATCGCTTCACTCTTGGATGCGGAGAAGGAAACCGAAACAGGAAAGGGTGAAACACCGCCTGAAGTTATCCCGGCTGAGAAAGCCGTTGCAGATCTTATCGCACAGGTCGTTGATGAAATGTTCCGTGAAGACGAAGACAACCGATTCCTTGAAGTGTCTCTCAGGAGTGGCAGACGTGATATCCTCTATAAAGGACATCTCTGCAGCGGGGCGATTATTGAGTCGATTGTGCAGCGGGCGAAGGAATCCGCACTCAAACGTGCGATTCAGAACCCAGAGAAGGAAAGTGGTATTACACGCGCCGACCTGTTAAATGCTCTCGCAGCAGAATATGGTGAAAGCGAAATCTTCCCGCCGACTGAGGCGACTGAAGACTGGCTCAAACTCCTTGATTACGATCCAGCGAATGTTGTCAAAGTTACACCTATCAAGGCGGAGAAACAGGAGCGACGCAAAGCCTCCGGATCACGCGTTATTTAA
- a CDS encoding ubiquitin-like protein UBact: MTAKMIAQLERKQRDTKPIGPGDGDSDNEGPKRQKVSRPDTQELLKRMRRVDKDQSRRYRQRTGE, translated from the coding sequence ATGACAGCCAAAATGATTGCTCAACTTGAACGGAAACAAAGGGACACCAAACCCATCGGTCCCGGTGATGGTGATAGTGATAACGAGGGACCCAAAAGACAGAAAGTCAGCCGGCCCGATACACAAGAACTGCTCAAACGGATGCGCCGTGTTGACAAAGATCAGTCCAGACGGTATCGCCAAAGAACGGGGGAGTAA